The Rhizophagus irregularis chromosome 14, complete sequence DNA window GGTATTTTACTTGGATTCTGTTCTAATATATTACATTCATAACAATTTTGAGAAACCTTAATCAGTTAATCATCTTAatctaatagtaataaattaaacatattCTGAATTCTGATACAAAATGTTGATAATCCAATATATAATTTGCTAATACTCAAGAGTATTGTTATCGAGCGAAATCCTAAATATGTATATGAactgaatgaaaaaaataaaataatctaccaagtatttcaattttatcaataactttttatattatcatatttatacGCTCTATgtgatatataatatttagtatcGATTTATGACATCTGAAGTATCTCTCATAGAGATATTTctcaaaatcatatttttatatttacaaaactATCAATTCTGGTGATCAAATTCCACTTATTTATTGGAAATAATagtacaaaatattattcatatcaaagactttttaatacaaattaatttttaaaattcgtaAGGTGAAGAGTATTAAGTATACAATacatttatacaaataattgttaaatatttgtaattaaaaatgtatcaaATTATATGACAccacattttattaaacaactTGGCTATTTGTAtgtgttttattaaatagattatattataataactatataaataattcactTATGGTgataataattgattaattgtactataaattttacatgtgataaaaataaataagattgtAACGTTATGTTaagaaatattgtaaaaaaagaattattagagTAATATGGGACAAGAAAAATATTCTTGAACTGCTTCTAAAGATCCATTGAACATATTTTTTACGATAGGATCAGGTACTGCATGTTGATCCATCCAATTTTTATACtctttcatcatatttttacCACATTCACTACATTTAGTTACTAATTCCATAGGAACTTTAATACGAGTTCCATCTTCTTTATAAGCGAATAAGAAATCATATGAAAATTGGACCTTTCCTTCAGGGATTTCTTGTTTAAGCCAATCAACTAATGGTCTAATAGATTCTATACCGCacaattctgaaattttttaaatttaatatttatcgttaaattatattattattattatcattattttaataaataccaaaTCGTAAATTGAGCTTACCTCCATTTGAAGTTTTATGACATAAAGAACTATATTCAGGTACAGCAAAATAAAAGAGTAATAAAGTGGCGTAAGGTGCGACAACAGTTTCATCAAGTGACGAAGGATTTGCGCTCCAATCAACGTAAATTGTTAATTCGTTAGCACATTTTTCCTCAACCCTTTCCCAAATTTGTTTACCCTCCTCGTAAGTACATGAAAATTCAATTGAACAAGCTTTTTTCACTGCTTTATCATAAGAAGTTAGGTTATAGTTAAAAGTATAAGGATCATATTGAACTTCCGCAAAAAGTTTGTTGAAAAAAGTGCATGTTGATGGACTTTGTCCAGAATTCCAGAGTTCCTTTTGACATTCATTACAAAGAGAAACACCAAAGTATTTTTCGCATGTTAATTGAGCCTTAacattaacaattaataataaaagtaaaccGATTAagagaataaatattttcatttttgttaaaaatttattttcaaataagaatttcaaaaaaaaattgggatctatgtaaatgaaaaaagagaaaatttgaCTAATATTTATACTTGTTCATTATTCGATAATGAtctattttcataattaatagGTAGAACAACGCACAAAAAAGTTAGCcacaaatattataatcgtAAGATTTTCAGGTTTTTAGATTTTGGTGAAACAAAAGGTGGGATCATTTGAcgatcaattataataaatatataatcattCCATATATAACTAATTTCCATATTTAGTactttataatgaattatgtTTTTTAAGATGAAacaatagtaatttttaactaaataacATCGTATGATTATATATAAGATCATGAGACATCAAACCTAATGAGCTAATGAATTTATGGTATGATCCTGTACTGACGTAATTTCGTTAGTGTACTTTACGTATAGATTAAGTAGACACTAGTTGAAACTATAAAATTCCAGAAGTATTACAAGTATTACGCGTATACAGCTGCTTGTATATATCCCTTTGACTTTTTGTAACGAATTTCATGAAGTCGACAACATCCGAacgatttattaaatatgcattaaaaagtcctaaaaaatttttctaataacttactattaaattttttattttttactctttgaaaataataaattttcttaaaatttttaaacatttttaatatttatcgaTCATGAGATCATTTTCCTTTATAAACTTAATAGAGTTCGCCTATTATAGATAAATGATTTTTGAAAACGTTACGCTTTATAACTCCAATGGTATTAActctaaatttttgaaataagaTCTGACTATCGATgttgttatataaaattcaa harbors:
- a CDS encoding uncharacterized protein (SECRETED:cutsite_VKA-QL; SECRETED:prob_0.9854); SECRETED:SignalP(1-20) — encoded protein: MKIFILLIGLLLLLIVNVKAQLTCEKYFGVSLCNECQKELWNSGQSPSTCTFFNKLFAEVQYDPYTFNYNLTSYDKAVKKACSIEFSCTYEEGKQIWERVEEKCANELTIYVDWSANPSSLDETVVAPYATLLLFYFAVPEYSSLCHKTSNGELCGIESIRPLVDWLKQEIPEGKVQFSYDFLFAYKEDGTRIKVPMELVTKCSECGKNMMKEYKNWMDQHAVPDPIVKNMFNGSLEAVQEYFSCPILL